CATCCTGCTCGTTGGCGGGAAGCGAAATGCTGTGACACGTTGTCCGGATGATCGCCTTTACACAGCCTGTAAAGTAACTTGTGTCCTGTACCCTAATGCTGTTCTGAATTTCCATCACGATGCGTGTTGTACAGCGCCTTGTACAGTCCAGCAAACAGCTACTTTCAAACAATCAGCCTGAAATTTCACAATCGTGTATATTCGCTTAGTTTAAATAAATATCCCAAACTTCATAATCTGCGAATGTTAAATgtaaataatccttattgtcacaagtaggcttacattaacagtgcaatgtcattactgtgaaaagcccctagtcgccacattccggcgcctgttcgggtacacagagggagaattcagaattgttaGCTGGTACGGAAtttgaaccgcgctgctgacctgtattacaaaccagctgtctagcatactgagctaaaccagccctttggaCACACTACCCTTGTTAAACGACTTTGTCAATAACACACTGAATTCTTTAGCGAGGGTCAGTTTTGACAACAATGTGCTGTTTCATTGGTATTGGACGCCTTTATCTTTCCTGGAACCGTATGGACATGGTTGTTACTAAACAATAGCTGATTATTCAGCGTTCACGTTGTAACAATGATAATCAAAGTGTTTACCAAATATTTTCTGGAAAATACATTGGTGGCAACGATTTTCATTGGTGACAATGTCACTATAATTAACACTGTTTGTAATATTGCGCGGGAAGCAATTTTTGTCCATTGACAGCTCTGGAGTGCCTGTTCAGTGCAAGGACGTTATCAATTGAACATGCCCACAGATCTTGACAGATTCCTAGCTCTTGGATACAGGTAGGCAGAGCAACAGCCCAATTGTTAAGTTTCTCACCTAACAATTGTTTTTATTCTCATTTTCGGTCTCTTTGCCCCTCATACCATACATTTTCTAAATCATGTGACTCCGACTTTTTCCCACTTTTCCCGCTGTTATGCCGTGAATGTATTAACTAGGAAGCTCGACCTGATTCCGACAGACAGTTGAGTTTAATACTTGCTCCTCCTGAAGTCTTTCAAACGCTGCTCCTTCTTTGCTTTATCTGATAATggcagcgattattattattattgttgtttctTTATAAGTCGAATTCCTATCGATAATAACGGTATCCTGATTTATCTTGCATTCTACCTTCCGCTTTGCAACCCCAACACTCAATGTGCCGGTGAACTGCCTTTTCTGAGCGTAAAgaaagttatgatgtggagatgccggcgttggactggagtgggcacagtaagaagtcttacaacaccagatttaagtccaacaggtttgtttggaatcactatatttcggagcgcagctccttcatcaggcgagtGAAGAGATAGGTTAGACAAACACCGCGTATAAAGACCATATAAAGGAAGTTGCCATGTACGGTGCCTGTGGCACTGAACGCGGAGCATTGTGACCGTGTCTGTCCCAAACACATAAAACACATCAAATTGCATTGGAAAGCTCAAATAATTCTACAACATATTATAAAACTTTAAAGATGCCTGACAATACACAACTGATGTTGTCTTGAGAGGTGGTGGGATGAGGGTCTAATCTACCTGAAGAAAACGCCTCCATTTCACTCTTGAAACTCGGCCGTTGGAACCACAACCACAAGCGTATCCGCTCGAATGTCATCACGTCATACTTCTCATCAGGGTAAACGCAGTATTATTTTGCATCAGAACCAGACATTTGGGTGATCTTCGCACGTCCAGTACCTATCCctgaaatggcaattagggttgTGCTTCAGAAAGCACAGCTCGTAGGGATTATCTTCATTGGTATTTTCCATAGTCTACTCCTCGTCTTTATGTTTGTCGCTTGCTCTCCATCAGTCTGATTTTTTATATAACTAAAACGATTGTTCATTTTCTTTTATAGTTGTTGCCGATTCTCTGCTTAACGTGACCCAGATCCCGGAGACAATCCATTCGATCGTCGGTACAGATATTGCATTCGAATGTGCGTTTGTTACTTTTCAAGGCCACTCAAATGTGAACATACATTGGTGGAAACTTGGCGAAAATGAATTGATGCAGCCAGGATCAGACAGCAGGAAGCGATTTGTCACTGGAAACGAAAGAGCCTCCTTCAGACTCCTGAATATCACTGTCCAGGATTCTGGAGTCTATTACTGTGGAGTGACACTTCAGGGGAACAAGGCTGTAACTGGAAGTGGATCAAAGCTCGTCGTCAGTGGTAAGAGAAGCGTAAAGCGGTAGGCTGTACAGTCTgttattcatgatgtggagatgccggcgttggactggggtgagcacagtaagaagtcttacaacaccaggttaaagtccaacaggtttgtttcaaacacgagctttcggagcacggctccttcttcaggtgaatggagaatgGAGAATTCTtcaggtcacctgaagaaggagccgtgctccgaaagctcgtgtttgaaacaaacctgttggactttaacgtagTCTGTTATTCAACTGAGTAATCAAGATTGGCATCCCTTTCACGCTCCCTTGGGCGTTCCTTTAATGCTTACATTAGAAATAAATTGTTCCAGCAGAAAGATGTTAGGTATCAAATAGGGATGCTCTTTTCACCATCTTAGTTACTCCAGTAATTATTAATTGTGTTCTTTCATGCATTGAGACCCACAGAGGAAACGTTTTCATGGCATTCAAGTGCGGATGTAGATTGTGAAATAACTTGAGGTAGTTTCTATATAAGTAATGTTTTGAACAGTTTAAACTCGTGCTGATCATCAAAGACAAAGAAAATATCTGGAAATAAAAATTTTATTGAGTGTAATTTCAATCAGAACACGAATCTCTCTCTTCCTGTGGTAAAAGGAATGCTCATCATACAGGGAATAAAGCGTTTTAGAAGCAATTCAGTATTTTGCAAACGTTCTACTATATGAATCTGGCAGCAGGTTTGCACACACCATTCTACAAACAGACATGAGACGCTACTAAGTAATTTTATAAAAAAATTAGACTACCCAAAAATAGTCGATATATTAACATTCTTCTTGGACCTTCCACCAGCCCTCCCAACTCCAGTGAAGATTGTTCCCCATGTATCTGAAAGCAATGTACCTGGTTCTTTGACTCTCCTGTGTGAAATGGCTTCATTTCACCCGGCGGGTCTGACTATCACT
The window above is part of the Scyliorhinus canicula chromosome 9, sScyCan1.1, whole genome shotgun sequence genome. Proteins encoded here:
- the LOC119971474 gene encoding tapasin-related protein-like, with translation MAIRVVLQKAQLVGIIFIVVADSLLNVTQIPETIHSIVGTDIAFECAFVTFQGHSNVNIHWWKLGENELMQPGSDSRKRFVTGNERASFRLLNITVQDSGVYYCGVTLQGNKAVTGSGSKLVVSALPTPVKIVPHVSESNVPGSLTLLCEMASFHPAGLTITWYKNNESIVTGINTTKQLSRAGMYDAWSYFEDAQPIREGTVYSCLVTHVTLQIPAMASYMVPTCNPDRDSTSFSSYLRIFGCAGFALMFLLLVTYCIMLFIRSSYEDIASRI